One genomic window of Piliocolobus tephrosceles isolate RC106 unplaced genomic scaffold, ASM277652v3 unscaffolded_37404, whole genome shotgun sequence includes the following:
- the LOC111535183 gene encoding spindlin-2B isoform X2: MKTPNAQEAEGQPTRAAAGRATGSANMTKKKVSQKKQRGRPSSQPRRNIVGCRISHGWKEGDEPITQWKGTVLDQLLDDYKEGDLRIMPESSESPPTEREPGGVVDGLIGKHVEYTKEDGSKRIGMVIHQVEAKPSVYFIKFDDDFHIYVYDLVKKS, from the exons ATGAAGACCCCCAACGCACAGGAAGCCGAAGGACAACCAACCAGGGCAGCTGCAGGACGGGCCACTGGGTCTGCAaacatgacaaagaaaaaagtctCCCAAAAGAAGCAGAGAGGCAGACCTTCATCCCAGCCCCGCAGGAACATCGTGGGCTGCAGAATTTCTCATGGATGGAAAGAAGGAGATGAGCCCATCACCCAGTGGAAAGGAACCGTTCTGGATCAG CTTCTAGATGATTATAAGGAAGGTGACCTCCGCATCATGCCAGAATCCAGTGAGTCTCCTCCAACAGAGAGGGAGCCAGGAGGAGTTGTAGATGGCCTGATAGGTAAGCATGTGGAATATACCAAAGAAGATGGCTCCAAAAGGATCGGCATGGTCATTCACCAAGTGGAAGCCAAACCCTCTGTGTATTTCATCAAGTTTGATGATGATTTCCATATCTATGTCTATGATTTGGTGAAAAAGTCCTAA
- the LOC111535183 gene encoding spindlin-2B isoform X1 yields the protein MKTPNAQEAEGQPTRAAAGRATGSANMTKKKVSQKKQRGRPSSQPRRNIVGCRISHGWKEGDEPITQWKGTVLDQVPINPSLYLVKYDGIDCVYGLELHRDERVLSLKILSDRVASSHVSDANLANTIIGKAVEHMFEGEHGSKDEWRGMVLAQAPIMKAWFYITYEKDPVLYMYQLLDDYKEGDLRIMPESSESPPTEREPGGVVDGLIGKHVEYTKEDGSKRIGMVIHQVEAKPSVYFIKFDDDFHIYVYDLVKKS from the coding sequence ATGAAGACCCCCAACGCACAGGAAGCCGAAGGACAACCAACCAGGGCAGCTGCAGGACGGGCCACTGGGTCTGCAaacatgacaaagaaaaaagtctCCCAAAAGAAGCAGAGAGGCAGACCTTCATCCCAGCCCCGCAGGAACATCGTGGGCTGCAGAATTTCTCATGGATGGAAAGAAGGAGATGAGCCCATCACCCAGTGGAAAGGAACCGTTCTGGATCAGGTGCCTATAAATCCCTCTCTTTATCTGGTGAAATATGATGGAATTGACTGTGTCTATGGACTGGAACTTCACAGAGATGAAAGAGTTTTGTCTCTTAAAATTCTTTCTGACAGGGTGGCATCATCTCATGTTAGTGATGCCAACCTTGCAAATACTATAATTGGCAAAGCAGTGGAACACATGTTTGAGGGAGAGCATGGTTCTAAGGATGAATGGAGGGGCATGGTCTTAGCTCAAGCACCTATCATGAAAGCCTGGTTTTATATTACCTATGAGAAAGATCCTGTCTTGTACATGTATCAGCTTCTAGATGATTATAAGGAAGGTGACCTCCGCATCATGCCAGAATCCAGTGAGTCTCCTCCAACAGAGAGGGAGCCAGGAGGAGTTGTAGATGGCCTGATAGGTAAGCATGTGGAATATACCAAAGAAGATGGCTCCAAAAGGATCGGCATGGTCATTCACCAAGTGGAAGCCAAACCCTCTGTGTATTTCATCAAGTTTGATGATGATTTCCATATCTATGTCTATGATTTGGTGAAAAAGTCCTAA